One genomic window of Rhodospirillaceae bacterium includes the following:
- a CDS encoding Crp/Fnr family transcriptional regulator: MNLSAQEIARLHALPLFAGLSAESLTDLLGDCAVRMHGKRKTLFLQGDPATHFFVVLSGWVKLFRLRPDGAEVVVEIFGPGESFAEGAMHMPEGYPVSAEMVEDGRLLAVPTAAFGERVRQDPNLAISMLASMAVRLKELVNRIEKKETQTAAQRVADFLLKFGGPAPRTDAGTDSGADSGADSGADSGADAARVVVLLPYDKQLIANRLGMKPETFSRALSTLRDRGVHVDGPRAEIRDRFALRRFTASG; encoded by the coding sequence ATGAATCTCAGCGCCCAGGAAATCGCCCGCCTGCACGCCCTGCCCCTCTTCGCGGGCCTGTCTGCCGAGAGCCTCACGGACCTGCTCGGGGATTGCGCGGTCCGGATGCACGGCAAACGCAAGACCCTGTTCCTGCAGGGCGACCCGGCAACCCATTTCTTTGTCGTCCTCTCCGGCTGGGTAAAGCTGTTCCGCCTGCGCCCGGACGGCGCCGAAGTGGTGGTGGAGATCTTCGGTCCGGGCGAATCCTTCGCCGAAGGCGCCATGCACATGCCCGAGGGCTATCCGGTCAGCGCCGAGATGGTCGAGGATGGCCGGCTGCTGGCGGTGCCGACCGCGGCCTTCGGCGAGCGGGTGCGGCAGGATCCGAACCTGGCGATCAGCATGCTCGCGTCGATGGCGGTGCGGCTCAAGGAGCTCGTCAACCGTATCGAGAAAAAGGAAACCCAGACCGCCGCCCAGCGGGTCGCGGATTTCCTCCTCAAGTTCGGCGGGCCGGCCCCCCGGACGGATGCAGGGACGGATTCGGGGGCCGATTCGGGGGCCGATTCGGGGGCCGATTCGGGGGCGGATGCCGCGCGCGTCGTCGTCCTGCTGCCTTACGACAAGCAGCTGATCGCCAACCGGCTGGGCATGAAGCCGGAGACATTCTCGCGCGCGCTGTCGACGCTCCGGGACCGGGGGGTCCATGTCGACGGGCCGCGGGCCGAAATCCGCGACCGCTTCGCCCTCCGCCGTTTCACCGCGTCGGGTTAG
- a CDS encoding ABC transporter substrate-binding protein has protein sequence MRRRTLIAGVAAGAAAVLAVAGSLAPQAQAAKDSVVIAWQVDPQTWDPNKRTVPVRQSLYKMVYDQLLTQAPDIKLEASLATKWSQSADGKTVTLDIRDNAYWHDGTKVTSADVKYTFLERGKAGHKIDLVRIWRNVADIETPTPTRAVIKLSKPMATAIPWLAFLANFVVPKHHVEKVGADGFADKPMGSGPYKVVDYQRNSRIVLEAFDKYWGPKPKIRKVTILIMKDPSARVAAVQSGRVDFAPDVPIREVGRLDKMAALSGRIFPISRVILLQIRSDKAFADKNVRLAAHHAINKKAISQALYAGKAVPLSIVAPPGTPGYVKDFEFPYDPAKSKALLAKSGFSTDKPLKIGMASFNGNFPGDYDIARAIVSMWKKVGIEANLQVIEYSKYFELNRGNKLPEATLYSWDNAVGDPEMFTGYLMHPKLPFSAWKDMDVGGRVMKLFGVVDYDKRIQGYKDVAVYASKQGAVMPLLQSVITWVHKSDLGVVQYNNGWALPQTWSWK, from the coding sequence ATGCGTAGACGCACTTTGATTGCCGGCGTGGCCGCCGGCGCCGCGGCCGTTCTGGCCGTTGCCGGGTCGCTGGCGCCCCAGGCCCAGGCCGCGAAGGACAGCGTGGTGATCGCCTGGCAGGTCGATCCCCAGACTTGGGATCCGAACAAGCGGACGGTTCCGGTCCGGCAATCGCTCTACAAGATGGTCTACGACCAGCTGCTCACGCAGGCGCCGGACATAAAGCTGGAGGCGTCGCTCGCGACGAAATGGTCCCAGTCGGCGGACGGCAAGACCGTGACGCTGGACATCCGGGACAACGCCTACTGGCACGACGGCACCAAGGTGACGTCGGCCGATGTCAAATACACCTTCCTCGAACGCGGCAAGGCGGGCCACAAGATCGACCTCGTGCGGATTTGGCGCAACGTCGCCGATATCGAGACCCCGACGCCGACCCGCGCGGTCATCAAGCTGAGCAAGCCGATGGCGACGGCGATCCCGTGGCTGGCGTTCCTGGCCAACTTCGTGGTGCCGAAGCACCATGTCGAGAAGGTCGGCGCCGACGGCTTCGCCGACAAGCCGATGGGCAGCGGGCCCTACAAGGTCGTGGACTATCAGCGCAACTCGCGCATCGTGCTCGAAGCCTTCGACAAATACTGGGGGCCGAAGCCGAAAATCCGCAAGGTGACGATCCTGATCATGAAGGACCCGTCGGCCCGCGTCGCGGCGGTCCAGTCCGGCCGGGTCGATTTCGCGCCGGACGTGCCGATTCGCGAAGTCGGACGGCTGGACAAGATGGCGGCGCTGAGCGGCCGGATCTTCCCGATCTCGCGCGTGATCCTGCTGCAGATCCGCAGCGACAAGGCGTTCGCCGACAAGAATGTCCGGCTGGCCGCACATCACGCGATCAACAAGAAGGCGATTTCGCAGGCGCTCTATGCCGGCAAGGCGGTGCCGCTGTCGATCGTCGCGCCGCCCGGCACGCCCGGCTATGTCAAGGATTTCGAATTCCCCTACGATCCGGCGAAATCGAAGGCGCTGCTGGCGAAATCCGGTTTCAGCACCGACAAGCCGCTCAAGATCGGCATGGCCAGCTTCAACGGCAATTTCCCCGGCGACTACGACATCGCCCGGGCGATCGTCTCGATGTGGAAGAAGGTCGGCATCGAGGCCAATCTGCAGGTGATCGAGTACTCGAAATATTTCGAGCTCAACCGCGGCAACAAGCTGCCGGAGGCGACTCTCTACAGCTGGGACAACGCCGTCGGCGACCCGGAGATGTTCACCGGCTACCTGATGCATCCGAAGCTGCCCTTCTCGGCCTGGAAGGACATGGATGTCGGCGGCCGGGTGATGAAGCTGTTCGGCGTCGTCGACTATGACAAGCGCATCCAGGGCTACAAGGATGTTGCCGTCTACGCGTCGAAGCAGGGCGCCGTCATGCCGCTGCTGCAGTCCGTGATCACCTGGGTCCACAAGAGCGATCTCGGGGTGGTGCAGTACAACAACGGCTGGGCGCTGCCCCAAACCTGGTCCTGGAAATAG
- a CDS encoding ABC transporter permease, translating to MSGEILGIVLRRIAVAIPLMLLVSILVFIVLRLIPADPVAMSMPPNATNEDIEALRREMGLHLPVMHQYAIWLGHILEGDLGRSIAFGQPVFKLIGQSLPATIELAVFGALFATAIGLPGGILLFRLRGRPSEQAVDVGSTLMMSIPEFLWALFLILVFGVAFNLLPFAGRLPPDMTIPRVTGFLLLDCLLTGDLTAFFEAIRHMLLPALALALGTVPLIMRLLRSSLLDVIGEDYVTMARLRGVPERRVVNRHALRNALLPTLSLMGVQFGFLFGGTLLVEVIYSYPGLGNLMVEAVRNTDLPIIQGAALVFALAVLTINLAVDVVYIVVNPKLRRAR from the coding sequence ATGAGCGGCGAAATCCTCGGCATCGTGTTGCGCCGGATCGCGGTCGCGATCCCGCTGATGCTGCTCGTCTCGATCCTGGTCTTCATCGTGCTGCGGCTGATTCCGGCCGATCCGGTGGCCATGTCCATGCCGCCGAACGCGACGAACGAGGATATTGAGGCACTGCGGCGCGAAATGGGCCTGCACCTGCCGGTCATGCACCAGTATGCGATCTGGCTCGGCCACATCCTCGAAGGCGACCTGGGCCGGTCCATCGCCTTCGGGCAGCCGGTTTTCAAGCTGATCGGCCAGTCCCTGCCGGCGACCATCGAACTCGCGGTTTTCGGCGCCCTGTTCGCGACGGCGATCGGGCTGCCCGGCGGCATTCTCCTGTTCCGGCTGCGCGGCCGGCCGTCGGAGCAGGCGGTCGATGTCGGCAGCACGCTGATGATGTCGATCCCGGAATTCCTCTGGGCGCTGTTCCTGATCCTGGTCTTCGGCGTCGCGTTCAACCTGCTGCCCTTCGCCGGCCGCCTGCCGCCGGACATGACGATTCCCAGGGTCACCGGTTTCCTGCTGCTCGACTGCCTGCTGACCGGCGACCTCACGGCCTTCTTCGAAGCGATCCGGCACATGCTGCTGCCGGCGCTGGCGCTCGCGCTCGGCACCGTGCCGCTCATCATGCGCCTGCTGCGCTCCAGCCTGCTCGACGTGATCGGCGAGGATTATGTCACGATGGCGCGGCTGCGCGGCGTGCCGGAGCGCCGGGTGGTCAACCGCCACGCCCTGCGCAACGCGCTGCTGCCGACCCTGTCGCTGATGGGCGTCCAGTTCGGCTTCCTGTTCGGCGGCACGCTTCTGGTCGAGGTCATCTACTCCTATCCCGGCCTCGGCAACCTGATGGTCGAGGCGGTGCGCAATACCGACCTGCCGATCATCCAGGGCGCCGCGCTGGTCTTTGCGCTGGCCGTGCTGACCATCAACCTGGCCGTCGACGTGGTCTACATCGTCGTCAACCCCAAGCTGCGGCGGGCCCGGTGA
- a CDS encoding LysR family transcriptional regulator: MNFRRLHYFVAVADELHFGRAAARLGIAQPPLSRQIKALEEELGAVLFNRSRSQIRLTDAGEILRERARDILGRVENAEEAVRQAGAGTIGSLTIGFVSSATYSVLPDIVHAFRAENADVELTLVPMNNAGQRDALIQRRMDIGIARPRIDDDELRHETINRERLVVALPATDPLAGMPALTVADLANREFVLYPDKPRPTFADHVIAICRSRGVEPRVAQLVYDYQTAAGLVSVGVGVSLVPESTATGERRGLVCRPLDGVKAETELSVNWRIDSRGPLVHRFVDTARSVSRRILA; encoded by the coding sequence ATGAATTTCCGCCGCCTCCACTATTTCGTCGCCGTCGCCGACGAGCTGCATTTCGGCCGGGCGGCGGCGCGCCTCGGCATCGCGCAGCCGCCGCTGTCGCGCCAGATCAAGGCGCTGGAGGAGGAACTCGGTGCAGTCCTCTTCAACCGGTCGCGCAGCCAGATCCGGCTGACCGACGCCGGCGAAATCCTGCGCGAACGGGCGCGGGACATCCTGGGCCGGGTGGAGAATGCCGAAGAAGCCGTCCGGCAGGCCGGCGCCGGGACGATCGGCAGCCTGACCATCGGCTTCGTCAGCTCCGCGACCTACAGCGTGCTGCCCGATATCGTCCACGCCTTCCGCGCAGAGAATGCGGACGTCGAACTCACCCTGGTTCCCATGAACAATGCCGGCCAGCGTGACGCCCTGATCCAGCGGCGCATGGATATCGGCATCGCCCGGCCGCGGATCGACGACGACGAGCTGCGCCACGAAACGATCAACCGCGAGCGGCTGGTCGTGGCGCTGCCGGCGACCGACCCGCTGGCCGGGATGCCGGCGTTGACTGTCGCCGACCTGGCGAACCGGGAATTCGTGCTCTACCCGGACAAGCCGCGGCCGACCTTCGCCGACCACGTTATCGCGATCTGCCGCTCCCGCGGCGTGGAACCGAGGGTCGCGCAGCTCGTCTACGACTACCAGACGGCCGCCGGCCTGGTATCCGTCGGCGTCGGGGTCTCGCTGGTGCCGGAATCGACCGCCACCGGCGAACGCAGGGGCCTGGTCTGCCGGCCGCTCGACGGTGTGAAGGCGGAGACCGAGCTGAGCGTGAACTGGCGGATCGACAGCCGCGGGCCGCTGGTCCACCGCTTCGTCGATACGGCACGCAGCGTGAGCCGCCGCATCCTGGCCTGA
- a CDS encoding SPFH domain-containing protein — translation MTLGNAVLAIVIALVAIVVLWLLFWWLYRRATKELSFVRTGFGGQKVVMNGGALVLPVLHDIIQVNMNALRIDVARAARNALITRDRLRVDVSADFLVRVGADHEAIATAAQSLGTKTLRVELLKELIEGRLTDALRSVAAEMSMEELHEKRIEFVRRVRETLADDLASIGLELQSVSLTSLDQTDREHFNPQNAFDAEGLTRLTQEIENRRRQRNEIEQDTEVEIQARNLKAEQEKLEIARDEEFARLEQERAVSTRRAEQRSEVAAREAEKEREMEEARIASGKAIDLAKVASDQEIEARRIAAEQEVRERDIERDIAVELARHNRSIEIDTKAKEQSKVRAEAEDARAEAERAAEAVETVREIERAERQKRIDLIEAQREAEKSAIDTVSSATAKREAAGELAEADRLQTDSEAGRIKAMAEAESEGEKLRAAAMELRSSIEAAAKRAMNDADSGLSPELIDMKIRLAIVEHLQGMIAESVKPLERIEGIKIVHVDGLAPQSGGGAAEGEKRETGLSDQIVNSALRYRAHAPVLDQLLKDVGFSADDPEELQSALTRMLRSGDAGETGGEKE, via the coding sequence ATGACATTGGGCAACGCCGTTCTGGCGATCGTAATCGCCCTCGTCGCGATCGTCGTCCTGTGGCTGCTGTTCTGGTGGCTCTACCGCCGCGCGACCAAGGAACTGTCGTTCGTCCGCACCGGCTTCGGCGGCCAGAAGGTGGTGATGAACGGCGGCGCGCTGGTGCTGCCCGTCCTGCACGACATCATCCAGGTCAACATGAACGCGCTGCGCATCGACGTGGCGCGGGCGGCGCGCAACGCGCTGATCACGCGGGACCGGCTGCGGGTCGACGTGTCGGCCGATTTCCTGGTCCGGGTCGGCGCCGATCACGAGGCCATCGCGACCGCGGCGCAGAGCCTGGGCACCAAGACGCTGCGGGTCGAATTGCTCAAGGAGCTGATCGAGGGCCGCCTGACCGACGCCCTGCGCTCGGTCGCCGCCGAGATGAGCATGGAGGAATTGCACGAGAAGCGGATCGAGTTCGTGCGCCGGGTGCGGGAGACCCTGGCCGACGACCTCGCCTCCATCGGCCTCGAACTCCAGTCGGTCTCGTTGACCAGCCTCGACCAGACCGACCGGGAGCATTTCAATCCGCAGAACGCGTTCGACGCCGAGGGCCTGACCCGGCTGACCCAGGAGATCGAGAACCGGCGCCGCCAGCGCAACGAGATCGAGCAGGACACGGAGGTCGAGATCCAGGCGCGCAACCTGAAGGCCGAGCAGGAAAAGCTGGAGATCGCGCGCGACGAGGAATTCGCCCGCCTCGAACAGGAACGGGCGGTTTCGACCCGGCGCGCCGAGCAGCGCAGCGAGGTCGCCGCGCGCGAGGCCGAGAAGGAACGCGAGATGGAGGAGGCCCGGATCGCGTCCGGCAAGGCGATCGACCTCGCCAAGGTGGCGAGCGACCAGGAGATCGAGGCAAGACGCATCGCCGCCGAGCAGGAAGTGCGCGAGCGCGACATCGAGCGCGACATCGCCGTGGAACTGGCCCGGCACAACCGCAGCATCGAGATCGACACCAAAGCGAAAGAGCAGAGCAAGGTCCGCGCCGAGGCCGAAGATGCGCGGGCCGAGGCCGAACGCGCGGCGGAGGCCGTGGAGACGGTGCGCGAGATCGAGCGCGCCGAACGGCAGAAGCGGATCGACCTGATCGAGGCGCAGCGGGAGGCCGAGAAATCGGCCATCGACACCGTGTCCTCGGCGACCGCGAAGCGCGAGGCCGCCGGCGAACTGGCCGAGGCCGACCGGCTCCAGACCGACAGCGAAGCCGGCCGGATCAAGGCGATGGCCGAAGCGGAATCCGAAGGCGAAAAGCTGCGCGCCGCCGCCATGGAGCTGCGCAGCAGCATCGAGGCCGCCGCCAAGCGCGCCATGAACGACGCCGATTCCGGCCTCAGCCCGGAGTTGATCGACATGAAGATCCGGCTCGCCATCGTCGAGCATCTCCAGGGCATGATCGCCGAGAGCGTGAAGCCGCTGGAGCGGATCGAGGGCATCAAGATCGTCCATGTCGACGGCCTCGCGCCCCAGAGCGGCGGCGGCGCGGCGGAGGGCGAGAAGCGCGAGACCGGCCTCTCCGACCAGATCGTCAACAGCGCCCTGCGCTACCGCGCCCACGCCCCGGTGCTCGACCAGCTCCTGAAAGACGTCGGCTTCTCCGCCGACGACCCGGAAGAACTGCAAAGCGCGCTCACCCGGATGCTGCGCTCGGGGGATGCGGGGGAGACGGGCGGCGAGAAGGAGTAG
- a CDS encoding ABC transporter ATP-binding protein translates to MTLLALNDVNVTTEAGGRRIDVLRDVSLAVGRGELVGVVGESGAGKSMVGRLIAGMLPRGFATSRGSVTFLDRDLLAMAPRERTGLLGDAIAFVPQHPMTSLNPVLSLGAQFDEHLRRLGRDGKAARRERALAALDSVHLPRPADLLGRFPHQLSGGQCQRALIAMAFAGKPDLIIADEPTTALDVITQARVMELIDELQRDSETGLLFITHDLRLAAQHCQRLAVMYAGEIVETGPAAALLSDPLHPYTRSLVAANPGIAGPVRRLAALPDHMPGLSGFADLPGCRFAPRCPVRDEACAAARTALTEVAPGRFVRGAGACMKQASALAGQGDLPRAAADAAAPPILSVDGLGKTFRSGRNWLGRRRAPVVAVDGVSLDIAPGEFVGLVGESGSGKSTVARLLLGLETPDGGRIVVDGQDITGPFQRTAKQRIALIQMIFQDPQSALNPRQRIGRLVTQSMEVRRPPARWPERLERARDLLGQTGLPQDTIGRYPVQVSGGQRQRVNIARALCTAPKVLVADEIVSGLDVSVQAQILNLLLDMRAQMQISMLFISHDLSVVRYLCGRVAIMNRGRIVEQGPTEQVFRAPQHDYTKALLAAVP, encoded by the coding sequence ATGACGCTCCTCGCCCTCAACGACGTCAACGTGACGACCGAGGCCGGCGGCCGGCGGATCGACGTGCTGCGCGATGTCTCGCTGGCCGTCGGCCGGGGCGAGCTGGTCGGCGTCGTCGGCGAATCCGGCGCCGGCAAGTCGATGGTCGGCCGGCTGATCGCCGGCATGCTGCCCAGGGGTTTCGCAACGAGCCGCGGCAGCGTGACCTTCCTCGACCGCGACCTGCTGGCCATGGCGCCGCGCGAGCGCACCGGCCTGCTCGGCGACGCCATCGCCTTCGTGCCCCAGCACCCGATGACGTCGCTCAACCCGGTCCTGTCGCTCGGCGCCCAGTTCGACGAGCATCTCCGGCGTCTCGGCCGGGACGGCAAGGCGGCGCGGCGCGAACGGGCGCTCGCCGCGCTCGATTCGGTCCATCTGCCGCGCCCGGCCGACCTGCTCGGCCGCTTTCCGCACCAGCTTTCCGGCGGCCAGTGCCAGCGCGCGCTGATCGCCATGGCCTTCGCCGGCAAGCCTGACCTGATTATCGCCGACGAGCCGACCACGGCGCTGGACGTCATCACCCAGGCGCGGGTGATGGAGCTGATCGACGAATTGCAGCGCGACAGCGAGACCGGCCTGCTCTTCATCACCCACGATCTGCGGCTGGCGGCGCAGCATTGCCAGCGCCTTGCCGTGATGTATGCCGGCGAGATCGTCGAGACCGGGCCGGCGGCGGCGCTGCTCAGCGATCCGCTGCATCCCTATACGCGCAGCCTGGTCGCCGCCAATCCCGGCATCGCCGGGCCGGTGCGCCGGCTGGCCGCGCTGCCCGACCACATGCCGGGCCTGAGCGGTTTCGCCGACCTGCCCGGCTGCCGCTTCGCCCCGCGCTGCCCGGTGCGCGACGAGGCCTGCGCCGCCGCCCGCACGGCGCTGACCGAGGTTGCGCCGGGCCGGTTCGTGCGCGGCGCCGGGGCGTGCATGAAACAGGCGTCGGCGCTGGCCGGGCAGGGCGACCTGCCCCGCGCCGCGGCCGACGCCGCCGCGCCGCCGATCCTGTCGGTCGACGGGCTGGGCAAGACCTTCCGCTCCGGCCGCAACTGGCTCGGCCGCCGCCGCGCGCCGGTGGTCGCGGTCGACGGGGTGAGCCTCGACATCGCGCCCGGCGAATTCGTCGGCCTGGTCGGCGAGAGCGGCAGCGGGAAATCCACCGTCGCCCGCCTGCTGCTCGGCCTCGAAACGCCGGACGGCGGCCGGATTGTCGTCGACGGGCAGGACATCACAGGCCCGTTCCAGCGCACCGCGAAGCAGCGAATCGCGCTCATCCAGATGATCTTCCAGGACCCGCAATCGGCCCTCAACCCGCGCCAGCGCATCGGCCGGCTGGTGACCCAGTCGATGGAGGTGCGCCGCCCGCCGGCGCGCTGGCCCGAGCGGCTGGAGCGCGCGCGCGACCTGCTCGGCCAGACCGGCCTGCCCCAGGACACGATCGGCCGCTATCCGGTGCAGGTCTCCGGCGGCCAGCGCCAGCGGGTCAACATCGCCCGGGCGCTGTGCACCGCGCCCAAGGTGCTGGTCGCCGACGAGATCGTCTCGGGCCTCGACGTGTCGGTGCAGGCGCAGATCCTCAACCTGCTGCTCGACATGCGCGCGCAGATGCAGATCTCCATGCTGTTCATCAGCCACGACCTCTCGGTCGTGCGCTACCTGTGCGGCCGGGTCGCGATCATGAACCGCGGCCGGATCGTCGAACAGGGCCCGACCGAGCAGGTCTTCCGCGCGCCGCAGCACGACTATACGAAGGCGTTGCTTGCGGCTGTGCCGTAG
- a CDS encoding amidase, which translates to MTAKPPTREQIARAADTLGLSLEPADLDEFTDMIRGTVETYYRPLDRLPDNLPPVKYPRTPGHFPTDAEDPLRAWYVKSTIEGSKRGKLRGKTVAIKDNICVAGLPMMNGASVLEGYVPEVDATVVTRTLDAGGTILGKAHCEYFCYSGSSHTNAQKTTLNPLNPEYTPGGSSSGCAALLAAGEVDLAIGSDQGGSIREPAAFSGLVGMKPTWGLVPYTGAASIEMTLDHLGPMSRTVEDNALYLEVLAGEDGLDPRQYTPRTARYTQALGQPVAGLRIGVMQEGFGFEDSEADVDEAARAAAQVFASLGAAVTEISVPAHRELGMPVWVPIACEGAYEQILKGLGNGHNWKGAYVPSLLEKLNGWQAKSNMFSEIFKLGMLCAEHMRTVHHGRYYAKAQNLSRLLRAAYDAALEDVDILLTPTSPIKGSKLPPEDRSREEDMVPGFTPIPNTAPIDCTGHPSISIPCAMRGGLPVGLMLTGRHFDESTLYRAAHAFEQAVDWKSV; encoded by the coding sequence ATGACGGCCAAACCGCCCACACGGGAACAGATCGCGCGCGCCGCGGACACGCTCGGCCTTTCGCTCGAACCCGCCGATCTGGACGAATTCACCGACATGATCCGCGGCACGGTGGAGACCTATTACCGGCCGCTCGACCGGCTGCCGGACAACCTGCCGCCGGTCAAATATCCGCGCACGCCGGGCCATTTCCCGACCGACGCGGAAGACCCGCTGCGCGCCTGGTACGTCAAATCGACCATCGAGGGCAGCAAGCGCGGCAAGCTGCGCGGCAAGACGGTGGCGATCAAGGACAATATCTGCGTCGCCGGCCTGCCGATGATGAACGGCGCCTCGGTGCTGGAGGGCTATGTGCCGGAGGTCGACGCCACGGTGGTGACCCGCACGCTGGACGCCGGCGGCACGATTCTCGGCAAGGCCCATTGCGAGTATTTCTGCTATTCCGGCAGCAGCCATACCAACGCCCAGAAGACGACGCTCAACCCGCTGAATCCGGAATACACGCCGGGCGGTTCGTCCTCCGGCTGCGCGGCGCTGCTGGCGGCCGGCGAGGTCGATCTCGCCATCGGCAGCGACCAGGGCGGCTCGATCCGCGAGCCGGCGGCGTTCAGCGGCCTTGTCGGCATGAAGCCGACCTGGGGCCTGGTGCCTTATACCGGCGCGGCGTCGATCGAGATGACGCTCGACCATCTCGGCCCGATGAGCCGGACCGTCGAGGACAATGCGCTCTATCTGGAGGTGCTGGCCGGGGAAGACGGGCTCGACCCGCGCCAGTACACGCCGCGCACCGCGCGCTATACCCAAGCGCTGGGCCAGCCGGTCGCGGGCCTGCGTATCGGCGTCATGCAGGAGGGCTTCGGTTTCGAGGACAGCGAGGCGGATGTCGACGAGGCCGCGCGGGCCGCCGCGCAGGTCTTCGCCTCGCTGGGCGCGGCGGTGACGGAAATTTCCGTGCCGGCCCATCGCGAACTCGGCATGCCGGTCTGGGTGCCGATCGCCTGCGAGGGCGCCTACGAGCAGATCCTCAAGGGGCTGGGCAACGGCCACAACTGGAAGGGCGCCTATGTGCCCAGCCTGCTGGAAAAGCTCAACGGCTGGCAGGCCAAGTCGAACATGTTCTCGGAAATCTTCAAGCTGGGGATGCTGTGCGCCGAGCACATGCGCACGGTCCATCACGGCCGCTACTACGCCAAGGCGCAGAATCTCAGCCGCCTGCTGCGCGCGGCCTACGATGCGGCGCTGGAGGACGTCGATATCCTGCTGACGCCGACCTCGCCGATCAAGGGCTCGAAGCTGCCGCCGGAAGACCGCAGCCGGGAGGAAGATATGGTGCCCGGCTTCACGCCGATCCCGAACACGGCGCCGATCGACTGCACCGGCCATCCGTCGATCAGCATTCCCTGCGCCATGCGCGGTGGATTGCCGGTCGGCCTGATGCTGACCGGGCGGCATTTCGACGAATCGACGCTCTATCGCGCCGCCCACGCCTTCGAGCAGGCGGTCGACTGGAAATCGGTCTAG
- a CDS encoding ABC transporter permease: protein MSAAAVAGESPLRRALRSGRVVVGGSILLILLFCAAAAPLIAPYDPNEQDLLNALKGPFWTDNAEPGFWLGTDNLGRDTLSRLIYGTRVALFVAVCAAVGTMLMGTALALLAGYFGGVIDWLISRAVDLWMSFPPVVLSLILIVGFGVGIGNVILAIILVDWTRFCRVVRSEVLVIRRQNYVDAARLSGFSHMRTMVREVLPAAAPTIITLMSLEMGIAVIVEAILSFVGMSVEASIPAWGVMIADARNYMYQSAWGLVLPILAIVTTVLAFNLLGDGLRRTFDARLQQH, encoded by the coding sequence ATGAGCGCGGCGGCCGTCGCCGGCGAGAGCCCGCTCCGGCGCGCCTTGCGGTCGGGCCGCGTCGTCGTCGGCGGGTCGATCCTGCTCATCTTGCTGTTCTGCGCCGCCGCCGCGCCGCTGATCGCCCCCTACGATCCCAACGAGCAGGACCTGCTCAACGCGCTCAAGGGGCCGTTCTGGACCGACAATGCCGAGCCGGGCTTCTGGCTCGGCACCGACAATCTCGGCCGCGATACCCTGTCCCGGCTGATCTACGGCACAAGGGTCGCCCTGTTCGTGGCGGTCTGCGCCGCGGTCGGCACGATGCTGATGGGCACCGCGCTGGCCCTGCTCGCCGGCTATTTCGGCGGCGTGATCGACTGGCTGATCTCGCGCGCCGTCGACCTGTGGATGTCCTTCCCGCCGGTCGTGCTGTCGCTGATCCTGATCGTCGGCTTCGGCGTCGGCATCGGCAACGTCATCCTGGCGATCATCCTGGTCGACTGGACGCGCTTCTGCCGCGTCGTGCGCAGCGAGGTGCTGGTGATCCGCCGGCAGAATTATGTCGATGCCGCCCGGCTCTCCGGCTTTTCCCACATGCGCACGATGGTGCGCGAGGTGCTGCCGGCCGCCGCGCCGACGATCATCACGCTGATGAGCCTGGAGATGGGCATCGCCGTGATCGTCGAGGCGATCCTCAGCTTCGTCGGCATGAGCGTCGAGGCGAGCATCCCGGCCTGGGGCGTGATGATCGCCGACGCGCGCAACTACATGTACCAGTCGGCCTGGGGGCTGGTGCTGCCGATCCTCGCCATCGTGACGACCGTGCTCGCCTTCAACCTGCTGGGCGACGGTCTGCGCCGGACCTTCGACGCCCGGCTGCAGCAGCACTGA